The Paenibacillus beijingensis nucleotide sequence TTGCGCTCGGAATCAATCCTCCCTTGCGGGAATCCGGCGATATTAAAGGGTCCGCCGGCATTACGATCAAAGGTCCGGCCGGCGAAGTGACGATCGATGAGGGCGTGATCGTTGCGGCGCGTCATATCCATTTCCATACGTCCGATGCCGAGAAATGGGAAATCCGCGACAAGCAGAAGCTTAGCGTCCGTTTTGGCGGCGAACGCGGCGTCGTATTCGAAAACGTCATCGCACGCGTATCGCCTGATTTCGCGCTGGACATGCATATCGATACGGATGAAGCGAATGCGGTTGGAGCCAAAACCGGCGATACCGCTGAAATTATCGGCTAATCATAATGAACAGACAGCCGCCGCCTTGCGCCGGCCCTGCAAACGCGAACCCGCACGCTGCGGCTTCGCGTTTTTCTGTTTTTCGCACGTGCAGCACGCACTTGTTAATGGTTTGATTTGGAGAATACGCTTTTTCTTCCAGATGGATATAGAAGAGTTTAGATGATATAATACGATATTGGACGATACAAATAAGGAACCATTCAACATAGAAGGAAGTGAATCCGTTTTGACCAAGGAGATTAGCTCGAAGGACAAGGCAATCGTCCAGGGCGGCAAGGACTACTCCAAATATTTCGATTTTTCCGGTGCGAAAGTCATCAAGGAAGAGGAAGGCAAGACGACTTACCGCCTTAAAGGAAGAGACATTACGATAAATGCTGTTCCGTCCTATAAGGATGAGAAACGAAGAGGCAAGGAAGAGATCGAGGTTCATTACGACTTTGCCATTCCGGAAGAAATGCGCACCTTCGGCGCAGGCAAATATTATTCGATCACAACGTACGGCTGCCAAATGAACGAGCACGACACGGAAGTGATGCGCGGCATGTTCGAGGCGATGGGGTACACATCGACGGAAGACCGCCGTCAGGCCGATGTGATTTTGCTTAACACGTGCGCGATCCGCGAGAACGCGGAAGATAAAGTGTTCGGCGAGCTTGGCCATCTGAAGACGCTGAAGACGGAGAAACCGGAGCTGATCTTAGGTGTTTGCGGCTGCATGTCGCAGGAAGAATCGGTCGTATCGCGTATTTTGCAAAAGCATTCGTTTGTCGACGTCATCTTCGGCACGCACAACATCCACCGTCTGCCGCATCTGCTGCAAAATGCGATGTTCAGCAAAGAAATGGTCGTCGAGGTGTGGTCGAAGGAAGGCGACATTATCGAAAATATGCCCAAGAAGCGCGAAGGGATGCGGGCTTGGGTCAATATTATGTACGGCTGCGATAAGTTCTGCACGTACTGCATCGTGCCGTATACGCGCGGCAAGGAGCGCAGCCGTCGTCCGGAAGACGTCATCGCCGAGGTGCGCGAGCTGGCGCGCCAAGGATTCCGAGAAGTGACGCTGCTTGGGCAAAACGTGAACGCCTACGGCAAAGATTTCGAAGATCTTGATTACCGATTCGGCGATCTGATGGCGGACATGTCCAAGATCGACATCCCGCGCATCCGCTTTACGACGAGCCATCCGCGCGATTTCGACGACCATCTGATCGAAGTGCTGGCCGGCGGCGGCAATCTGGTGGAACATATCCATCTGCCGGTCCAATCGGGCAGCACGGAAGTGCTGAAGCGGATGAGCCGCAAATATTCGCGCGAAACGTTTCTGGAATTGGCGGCCAAAATCAAAAAGGCCATCCCGAACGCGATGCTGACGACCGATATTATCGTCGGCTTCCCGGGCGAGACGGAGGAGCAGTTCCAGGACACGCTCTCGCTCGTGGAAGAAGTCGGCTTCGATTCCGCTTACACGTTTATTTACTCGCCGCGCGAAGGAACGCCGGCCGCAGGCATGGAGGATAACGTTCCGGCCGAAGTGAAGAAAGAGCGGCTGAAGCGCCTGAATGACCTGATGGCCAAGTTGTCGCGCGAAAGCAACGAGCGGATGAAGGGCCAGATCGTCGAAGTGCTCCTGGAAGGCGAAAGCAAAAACAACACGAATGTGCTTTCGGGCCGGACGCGCAGCAACAAGCTCGTTCATGTTGAAGCGCCGAAAGAGTGGATCGGCCAGTTTGCGATGGTGCGCGTAACCGAAGCGCAGACATGGTACATTAAAGCGGAACCGCTGGAAAAAATTTCTTTGCAGGGAGCCGTCTCCTGACGGTTTTCCGGCAAGATACTACAGAGGAGGAATCGTCTTATGGCAGAGCGGCAAGCGGCAGCGAAGCAAGATTCCGATACGTCCGGCAAGCACGATCATGAACATGGACAGGAGCCGGGAGCTTCCATTCCGGTTTACGATACGCGCGATTTGCTCGTGCGCAGCGATATTATGGCGAAAGCGAAAGAGCTGGCGAATCTGATCTACACATCCGAAGAAGTGCAGCAGTTCCGCCGCGCCGAAAAGCAGATTCAAGGAAACGACCGGATTCAGACGCTCATCAGTCAAATTAAGAAAAAGCAGAAGGAAGCGGTCGCCTTCGAGCAGACGTTCAAAAATGCGGCGATGGTCAAAAAGATCGAGAGCGAAATGGAGAATCTGCAGGATGAGCTCGACGGAATTCCGATTATTACCGAATTCCAGCAAAGCCAATCCGATATTAATTATTTGCTGCAGATGGTCGTCTCCGTCATCCGCGATACGGTTGCCGAAAAAATAACGCTGGACGACGCTCCGGAGGACGCGCCCGAAAACTGCGATTAAACGGACGGCAGCACAAAGTAATGCGTACTGTAACGTCTGTAGAAAAAAGCTTGTCCGTTGCTGGATGAGCTTTTTTCTTCCCCCGCAAGGGCGGGGCCTGCCTTCATGAATACATAACCGGTAAGAGAGGATGGTACGATCCTAATGAGAGCTTTTACGTTTCATAACCCGACAAAATTGCATTTTGGACGCGATCAGCTGAAGCAGTTGAAAACGGAAGCCGTTAAGCTCGGCAAGTCGGTGCTGCTCGTCTACGGCGGAGGCAGCATCAAGCGCAGCGGCCTTTATGATCAAGTGCTGGAGCAGCTGGAGCTTGCCGGCTGTACCGTGACCGAACTGGCGGGCGTCGAGCCGAATCCGCGTCTGACCACCGTCATGAAGGGCGCGGAGCTGTGCCGGCGCAGCGGAATCGAGTGGGTGCTGGCGGTAGGCGGTGGCAGCACGCTCGATTGCGGGAAGGCGATCGCCGCTGCAGCCAAATATGACGGCAGCTTCTGGGATATCGTGACCAAGAAGGCGCCGGTGGAAGCGGCGCTTCCGATCGGAACGGTGCTGACGCTTGCCGCTACCGGTTCGGAAATGAACGGCGGTTCCGTCATTACAAATGAGGAGACGCTGGAAAAGCACGGATGGGGGAGCCCGCTCGTATACCCTCATTTTTCGATTTTGGACCCCGTATTTACGGCAACCGCGCCGAAGGAACATACCGTATACGGGATTGCGGATATAATGTCGCACGTGTTCGAGCAGTATTTTCACCATGATGCCAATACTCCGGTTCAGGACGGCTTTTGCGAATCGATTTTGCGCGCCGTTATCGAAACCGCTCCGAAGCTGGTGCAGGATCTGGAAAACGTGGAATACCGTGAAACGATTCTGTACTGCGGCACGATGGCGCTCAATAATGTGCTCTCGATGGGCATTGTGGGCGACTGGGCCAACCACGACATGGAGCACGCCGTATCGGCGGTTTACGATATTCCGCACGGCGGCGGACTGGCGATTTTGTTCCCGAACTGGATGAATTATGTGCTGGACGACAACGTGGCGCGGTTCCGCCAGTTCGCGGTCAACGTGTTCGGAGTGAAGGAAGACGGCCGCAGCGACCGTGAAATCGCCGAAGAGGGGATTCAGGAGCTGCGCCGGTTCTGGACGTCGATTGGCGCCCCGTCCCGATTGGCCAACTACGAGATC carries:
- the pduL gene encoding phosphate propanoyltransferase — protein: MSKNVPVGVSARHIHLSAAHVEALFGPGAGLTEMKPLSQPGQFAAGETVAVVGPKGTFPKVRILGPARKATQLEVSRTDAFALGINPPLRESGDIKGSAGITIKGPAGEVTIDEGVIVAARHIHFHTSDAEKWEIRDKQKLSVRFGGERGVVFENVIARVSPDFALDMHIDTDEANAVGAKTGDTAEIIG
- a CDS encoding iron-containing alcohol dehydrogenase, whose protein sequence is MRAFTFHNPTKLHFGRDQLKQLKTEAVKLGKSVLLVYGGGSIKRSGLYDQVLEQLELAGCTVTELAGVEPNPRLTTVMKGAELCRRSGIEWVLAVGGGSTLDCGKAIAAAAKYDGSFWDIVTKKAPVEAALPIGTVLTLAATGSEMNGGSVITNEETLEKHGWGSPLVYPHFSILDPVFTATAPKEHTVYGIADIMSHVFEQYFHHDANTPVQDGFCESILRAVIETAPKLVQDLENVEYRETILYCGTMALNNVLSMGIVGDWANHDMEHAVSAVYDIPHGGGLAILFPNWMNYVLDDNVARFRQFAVNVFGVKEDGRSDREIAEEGIQELRRFWTSIGAPSRLANYEIDDSRLEEMADKVVGGGTRGNFRALTMEDVMNIYRMSL
- the miaB gene encoding tRNA (N6-isopentenyl adenosine(37)-C2)-methylthiotransferase MiaB; translated protein: MTKEISSKDKAIVQGGKDYSKYFDFSGAKVIKEEEGKTTYRLKGRDITINAVPSYKDEKRRGKEEIEVHYDFAIPEEMRTFGAGKYYSITTYGCQMNEHDTEVMRGMFEAMGYTSTEDRRQADVILLNTCAIRENAEDKVFGELGHLKTLKTEKPELILGVCGCMSQEESVVSRILQKHSFVDVIFGTHNIHRLPHLLQNAMFSKEMVVEVWSKEGDIIENMPKKREGMRAWVNIMYGCDKFCTYCIVPYTRGKERSRRPEDVIAEVRELARQGFREVTLLGQNVNAYGKDFEDLDYRFGDLMADMSKIDIPRIRFTTSHPRDFDDHLIEVLAGGGNLVEHIHLPVQSGSTEVLKRMSRKYSRETFLELAAKIKKAIPNAMLTTDIIVGFPGETEEQFQDTLSLVEEVGFDSAYTFIYSPREGTPAAGMEDNVPAEVKKERLKRLNDLMAKLSRESNERMKGQIVEVLLEGESKNNTNVLSGRTRSNKLVHVEAPKEWIGQFAMVRVTEAQTWYIKAEPLEKISLQGAVS
- a CDS encoding RicAFT regulatory complex protein RicA family protein; protein product: MAERQAAAKQDSDTSGKHDHEHGQEPGASIPVYDTRDLLVRSDIMAKAKELANLIYTSEEVQQFRRAEKQIQGNDRIQTLISQIKKKQKEAVAFEQTFKNAAMVKKIESEMENLQDELDGIPIITEFQQSQSDINYLLQMVVSVIRDTVAEKITLDDAPEDAPENCD